A stretch of the Streptococcus himalayensis genome encodes the following:
- the glmU gene encoding bifunctional UDP-N-acetylglucosamine diphosphorylase/glucosamine-1-phosphate N-acetyltransferase GlmU has product MTNYAIILAAGKGTRMKSDLPKVLHKVAGISMVEHVFRSVSAIAPKKMVTVVGHKAEMVEAVLAEQTDFVTQAEQLGTGHAVMMAEPLLQNCTGQTLVIAGDTPLITGESLRDLVEFHVNHKNVATILTAETDNPFGYGRIVRNQHGEVTKIVEEKDASEFEKQIKEINTGTYVFDNARLFEALKNINTNNAQGEYYITDVISIFREAGEKVGAYVLRDFDESLGVNDRVALAKAEEVMRSRINKAHMVNGVSFVNPAATYIDIDVEIAPDVQIEANVTLKGKTSIGAESILTNGTYIVDSEIGAGVVVTNSMIEESRIAEGVTVGPYAHIRPGSQLEKEVHIGNFVEVKGSTIGENTKAGHLTYIGNAEVGRDVNFGAGTITVNYDGQNKYATKIGNHVFIGSNSTLIAPLEIGDNALTAAGSTITKNVPQDAVAIGRNRQENKDEYAKRLPHYPKNKE; this is encoded by the coding sequence ATGACAAATTATGCAATTATTTTAGCAGCAGGTAAGGGAACTCGGATGAAGTCGGACTTGCCAAAAGTCTTACACAAGGTGGCAGGGATTTCAATGGTGGAACACGTTTTCCGAAGTGTATCTGCCATTGCTCCTAAAAAAATGGTCACAGTGGTTGGACACAAGGCGGAGATGGTCGAAGCTGTCTTGGCAGAGCAGACAGACTTTGTAACCCAAGCAGAACAACTTGGAACGGGCCATGCGGTGATGATGGCAGAGCCTCTCCTTCAAAATTGTACTGGACAGACGCTGGTTATTGCTGGCGATACCCCTCTGATTACTGGCGAGAGTTTGCGAGATTTGGTTGAATTTCATGTGAATCATAAGAACGTAGCCACTATTTTGACAGCGGAAACAGATAATCCATTTGGGTACGGTCGTATTGTGCGCAATCAGCACGGTGAAGTGACGAAGATTGTCGAAGAAAAAGATGCTTCTGAGTTTGAAAAGCAAATCAAAGAAATCAATACAGGGACCTATGTCTTTGATAATGCACGGTTGTTTGAGGCACTGAAAAATATCAATACCAATAATGCACAGGGAGAATACTATATTACAGATGTGATTAGCATTTTCCGTGAAGCAGGAGAAAAGGTTGGTGCCTATGTGCTTCGTGATTTTGATGAAAGTCTTGGAGTTAATGACCGTGTAGCCCTTGCTAAGGCCGAAGAGGTCATGCGTAGCCGTATTAATAAGGCTCACATGGTCAATGGGGTTAGTTTTGTCAATCCAGCGGCGACCTATATTGATATAGATGTAGAGATTGCACCGGATGTGCAGATTGAAGCCAATGTAACCTTGAAAGGAAAAACGTCGATTGGTGCAGAAAGCATCTTGACAAATGGCACTTATATTGTCGATTCAGAGATTGGTGCTGGGGTAGTTGTGACCAACTCCATGATTGAAGAATCTCGTATTGCAGAAGGTGTAACAGTTGGCCCTTATGCTCATATCCGCCCAGGGTCTCAGCTAGAAAAAGAAGTTCATATTGGAAATTTTGTTGAGGTAAAAGGCTCTACAATCGGCGAAAATACCAAGGCTGGTCATCTGACCTATATTGGAAATGCGGAAGTGGGACGAGATGTCAATTTTGGAGCTGGAACGATTACCGTCAATTATGATGGACAGAACAAATACGCGACGAAGATTGGCAACCATGTCTTTATTGGTTCTAATTCGACTTTAATTGCTCCGCTTGAAATTGGAGACAATGCCTTGACAGCTGCTGGCTCAACCATTACAAAGAATGTCCCTCAGGATGCAGTTGCCATCGGCCGTAATCGTCAGGAAAACAAGGATGAATACGCCAAACGTCTTCCTCATTACCCAAAGAATAAGGAGTAA
- a CDS encoding folate family ECF transporter S component produces the protein MFSKKSPSFGVQLIVVLAMLIAIRYILGHYFSFWIIPNVLKVSLSFIANTLIGALAGPAISLLVFIVNDVVTALQSGYPFIIWFTLLEAIQGYLYGYFYYGKKLDNRNKQDWIYVIIATTVIMGIGTFFLTPILNQIYQNIPISVQFFAQGRIFKIFEIPFRVIVTMIILPQLQKIPEVKKLMGLS, from the coding sequence ATGTTTTCTAAAAAATCCCCTTCATTTGGGGTTCAGTTAATTGTTGTCTTAGCGATGCTGATTGCTATTCGTTATATCTTGGGGCACTACTTTTCCTTTTGGATTATCCCAAATGTTCTCAAGGTCAGTCTATCATTTATCGCCAATACCTTAATTGGTGCCCTTGCAGGCCCTGCAATCTCACTACTTGTCTTTATCGTCAATGATGTGGTAACAGCATTGCAGTCTGGGTATCCTTTTATTATCTGGTTTACCCTCTTAGAAGCCATTCAAGGTTATCTATACGGCTACTTCTACTATGGGAAAAAGCTGGATAATCGAAACAAGCAAGATTGGATTTATGTGATTATCGCTACAACCGTAATCATGGGAATTGGGACTTTCTTTCTAACCCCCATTCTCAACCAAATCTACCAAAATATACCCATCTCGGTACAGTTTTTTGCCCAAGGGCGCATCTTTAAAATCTTTGAAATCCCATTTCGGGTGATTGTTACGATGATCATCCTTCCACAACTTCAAAAAATCCCAGAAGTCAAAAAACTCATGGGATTATCGTAA
- a CDS encoding ABC transporter permease produces MQNFRFALSSILGHKMRSFLTMLGIIIGVMSVVVIVALGSGVERAFTDIVGSNRQDVALFYSFTKSKDGSGIQTVEDLQSQADEGPEVYSDPPKIQEAWLEQLVRELDGIDKYYATNNSTTSVSYGTKKAENIPITGVNSSYFQAKNYEILAGRLLANADYRNFSRAILIDEKLAEILFTSPQESLNKIIRLGESDYRVVGVYRDPDMEKLKAVAPSNGNIVMANTQLSAEFGGDEIQNVMVHVKHLDKSLEDGAAAARLLTKLSGATDGEFQVLDVESQLEQVKGQIVVFQLVFGAIAGISLLVGGIGVMNIMLVSVTERTREIGLRKALGATRSNILTQFVIESIVLTVIGGMIGLALAYLIVLSIGHSLDALFAGPPVITISSAIGSLLFSAFVGIIFGILPANKASKLNPIEALRYE; encoded by the coding sequence ATGCAAAATTTTAGATTTGCTCTTAGCTCTATTTTGGGGCATAAAATGCGCTCTTTTCTGACCATGCTAGGGATTATCATCGGGGTGATGTCCGTCGTGGTTATTGTGGCTCTCGGAAGTGGGGTTGAACGAGCCTTTACAGATATTGTCGGTTCCAATCGTCAAGATGTCGCCCTTTTTTACTCTTTTACCAAAAGTAAGGATGGAAGCGGTATTCAGACTGTTGAAGATTTGCAATCGCAGGCCGATGAAGGTCCAGAAGTTTATAGCGATCCTCCTAAGATTCAAGAAGCTTGGCTAGAGCAGTTGGTTCGAGAATTGGATGGCATTGATAAATATTATGCGACGAATAACTCCACGACCTCAGTCTCTTATGGCACTAAAAAGGCAGAAAATATCCCGATTACAGGGGTCAACTCTTCCTATTTTCAGGCGAAAAATTATGAAATTCTTGCAGGTCGTTTGTTGGCCAATGCTGACTACCGGAATTTCTCACGCGCGATTTTGATTGATGAGAAGTTAGCAGAAATTCTCTTTACCAGCCCTCAAGAATCCTTAAATAAAATCATTCGCTTGGGAGAAAGTGATTATCGTGTCGTTGGTGTCTACCGCGATCCAGATATGGAAAAGCTCAAGGCAGTAGCACCTTCAAATGGTAACATTGTCATGGCTAATACCCAATTGTCGGCAGAATTTGGCGGAGATGAAATCCAAAACGTCATGGTTCATGTCAAACATCTCGATAAATCCTTAGAGGATGGAGCTGCTGCCGCTCGACTCTTGACCAAATTATCAGGTGCAACGGACGGTGAGTTTCAGGTTCTCGATGTGGAAAGCCAGTTGGAGCAAGTAAAAGGACAAATTGTGGTCTTTCAGCTAGTTTTTGGTGCTATTGCTGGGATTTCTCTGCTGGTCGGTGGTATTGGCGTGATGAATATTATGTTAGTATCCGTGACAGAGCGGACGAGAGAGATTGGTCTGAGAAAGGCACTTGGTGCGACACGCAGTAATATCTTGACCCAGTTTGTCATCGAATCCATTGTTTTGACAGTCATTGGAGGGATGATTGGTTTGGCCTTGGCTTATCTCATTGTCTTATCCATCGGTCATTCCTTGGATGCACTCTTTGCAGGACCGCCTGTGATTACCATTTCCTCAGCGATTGGCAGTCTGTTGTTCTCTGCTTTTGTGGGAATTATCTTTGGAATCCTACCAGCGAATAAGGCCTCTAAACTCAATCCAATTGAAGCCCTTCGCTACGAATAA
- a CDS encoding ABC transporter ATP-binding protein yields the protein MKNLISIRNINKTYRNGDQELRVLKDIDLDVEEGEFVAIMGPSGSGKSTLMNIIGMLDRPTSGEYHLSGEEVASLGEKKLAKVRNQQIGFVFQQFFLLSKLNAFQNVELPLIYAGVAPSKRKTLAERFLQKVELSERMHHLPSELSGGQKQRVAIARALVNNPSIILADEPTGALDTKTGEQIMELLIELNNEGKTIIMVTHEPEIAAYAKRQIVIRDGLISSDSKWKGEA from the coding sequence ATGAAGAACTTGATTAGTATCAGAAATATCAACAAAACCTATCGAAATGGGGATCAAGAACTTCGTGTTTTAAAAGATATTGACCTAGACGTAGAAGAAGGCGAATTTGTGGCAATTATGGGGCCGTCTGGTTCGGGGAAATCAACCTTGATGAATATCATCGGCATGCTTGATCGTCCCACAAGTGGCGAATATCATTTGTCAGGGGAAGAGGTGGCTAGCCTGGGTGAAAAAAAACTGGCCAAAGTTCGTAATCAACAAATCGGCTTTGTCTTTCAACAATTCTTTTTGCTCTCGAAATTGAACGCTTTCCAAAATGTGGAATTGCCCTTGATTTATGCAGGAGTGGCACCGTCCAAACGAAAGACGTTGGCAGAGCGTTTTTTACAAAAAGTCGAGTTGTCAGAGCGTATGCACCATTTGCCATCGGAACTTTCTGGAGGGCAAAAACAGCGGGTGGCTATCGCGCGTGCCTTAGTGAACAATCCTTCCATTATCTTAGCTGATGAACCAACAGGAGCCCTAGATACCAAAACGGGTGAGCAGATTATGGAGTTATTGATTGAGCTTAATAACGAGGGAAAAACCATTATCATGGTCACGCATGAACCAGAGATTGCAGCCTATGCCAAACGACAAATTGTGATTCGAGATGGTCTTATCTCTTCTGATAGCAAGTGGAAAGGAGAGGCTTGA
- a CDS encoding efflux RND transporter periplasmic adaptor subunit, with amino-acid sequence MKRLKKWQLYTLIGVVAAVVLAAGGFFFFGGGAGGGEPIENATPLVQKPKEGSVASSVLLAGSVAAEREQYVYFDSTKGDLDSILVNVGDQVGEGQALVQYTSVDAQTAYDSAARAVNKIDRQINELNTYGTTVEKTGDAEADNASVATAQRTVDSQLRELQDSRADAVDNLNKAWTALNNTTVLSTGEGTVVEVNHDVSKSTTGTNQTLVHIVSNGNLQVKGELSEFNLSNIKVGQEVSITSKVYPDKTWTGKISFISDYPKDNHGDAAAGGAGGQSGSKYPFIVEITSEIGDLKQGFSVNMEVKNDSKGLLIPVTAILADGEKSYVWTIDDKGIAKKVEVSLGNADAENQEITSGLTKEQRVITNPSADLEEGKEVKSYEELD; translated from the coding sequence ATGAAACGACTCAAAAAGTGGCAGCTCTATACTCTTATCGGCGTGGTAGCTGCTGTGGTGCTAGCGGCGGGAGGATTTTTCTTCTTTGGTGGAGGAGCAGGGGGTGGAGAGCCTATTGAAAATGCAACTCCACTTGTTCAAAAGCCCAAGGAAGGCTCCGTTGCTTCTTCTGTCTTACTGGCAGGTTCGGTCGCTGCAGAGCGGGAGCAATATGTGTATTTTGATAGCACCAAGGGAGATTTGGATAGTATCTTGGTCAATGTTGGCGACCAAGTAGGAGAAGGTCAAGCCTTGGTTCAATATACCAGTGTGGATGCTCAAACGGCCTATGATTCCGCTGCTCGTGCAGTCAATAAGATTGACCGCCAAATCAATGAATTAAATACCTATGGTACAACAGTTGAAAAAACAGGTGATGCGGAGGCTGATAATGCCAGCGTTGCCACAGCCCAACGGACGGTAGATTCTCAATTGCGAGAACTTCAAGATAGCCGAGCAGATGCTGTTGATAATCTCAATAAAGCTTGGACGGCCTTGAATAATACAACGGTTTTAAGTACAGGTGAAGGAACCGTTGTGGAGGTGAATCATGATGTTTCCAAGTCCACAACAGGTACCAACCAAACCTTGGTTCACATTGTCAGCAATGGCAATCTTCAGGTAAAAGGAGAATTATCTGAGTTTAATCTTTCCAATATCAAGGTAGGACAAGAAGTATCTATCACCTCAAAAGTTTATCCAGATAAGACCTGGACAGGAAAAATTAGCTTTATTTCGGATTATCCCAAAGATAATCACGGAGATGCGGCCGCAGGTGGAGCGGGTGGTCAGTCTGGTTCTAAATATCCCTTTATCGTTGAGATTACGAGCGAAATCGGTGATTTGAAACAAGGCTTTTCTGTCAATATGGAAGTAAAAAATGATAGCAAGGGCTTGTTGATTCCGGTAACCGCTATTTTAGCAGATGGGGAGAAGAGCTATGTCTGGACGATTGATGACAAAGGCATTGCAAAGAAAGTGGAAGTTTCCCTAGGAAATGCAGATGCTGAAAATCAGGAAATCACCTCTGGCTTGACCAAGGAACAGAGAGTTATCACCAATCCATCCGCTGATTTGGAAGAGGGTAAAGAGGTGAAGTCTTATGAAGAACTTGATTAG
- the gorA gene encoding glutathione-disulfide reductase: MREYDLITIGGGSGGIATANRASLYGAKVAVIEDGLLGGTCVNRGCVPKKIMWYGAQVSEAIQKYGPEYGFTSQDQQFDFATLRKNREAYIDRARGSYTTTFEKNGVEVIPGRARFVYPHTVEVNGELISAKHIVIATGAHAHIPAIEGAELGLVSDHVFEWESLPKSVAILGAGYIAVELAGVLHALGVKTELFVRGDKPLRNFDDYIIDGLVEEMAKDGLALHPHKVANCLEQSGENLITIHFEDGSQASAEKVIWATGRKPNVADLNLTAVGVSLNEQGFIAVDDYQNTTTKGIYALGDVSGEKELTPVAIKAGRMLAERLFNHQPEAKMDYTNIPTVVFSHPAIGTVGLTEKEAIATYGETNVRVYTSSFASMYSAVTSHRQQARFKLITKGPEETVVGLHGLGYGVDEMIQGFAVAIKMGATKADFDNTVAIHPTGSEEFVTMR, translated from the coding sequence ATGAGAGAATACGATTTAATCACTATCGGCGGAGGAAGTGGCGGAATTGCTACTGCTAACCGCGCTAGTCTCTACGGTGCTAAAGTTGCTGTTATTGAAGACGGTCTTTTAGGAGGAACCTGTGTCAATCGTGGCTGCGTCCCTAAAAAGATTATGTGGTACGGGGCTCAGGTTTCTGAAGCCATTCAAAAATACGGCCCTGAATACGGTTTTACAAGCCAAGACCAACAATTTGACTTTGCAACTCTTCGCAAAAATCGTGAAGCTTACATCGATCGCGCCCGCGGCTCTTATACGACAACATTTGAAAAAAATGGTGTGGAGGTCATTCCAGGTCGAGCTCGCTTTGTCTATCCGCACACTGTTGAAGTCAATGGAGAGTTGATTTCTGCCAAACATATCGTCATTGCAACGGGGGCTCATGCCCATATCCCAGCTATTGAAGGGGCAGAACTGGGGCTGGTATCTGACCATGTATTTGAATGGGAAAGTCTGCCAAAATCGGTCGCAATTTTGGGGGCTGGCTACATCGCTGTTGAATTAGCCGGTGTTCTCCATGCTTTAGGTGTCAAAACAGAGCTCTTTGTTCGTGGAGACAAACCTCTGCGAAACTTCGATGATTATATTATCGATGGTTTGGTCGAAGAAATGGCTAAAGACGGATTGGCTCTTCATCCCCATAAAGTCGCTAACTGCCTTGAACAATCAGGAGAGAATCTCATCACCATTCACTTTGAGGATGGTAGTCAAGCCAGTGCTGAAAAAGTCATCTGGGCAACGGGCCGTAAGCCCAATGTCGCGGACCTCAACTTAACTGCCGTTGGAGTTAGTCTCAACGAACAAGGCTTTATCGCTGTTGATGACTATCAAAACACGACCACAAAGGGAATCTATGCTCTTGGAGATGTCAGTGGCGAGAAAGAATTAACTCCTGTGGCCATCAAGGCTGGTCGTATGCTGGCTGAACGTCTCTTTAATCATCAGCCTGAAGCTAAGATGGACTACACCAACATTCCAACCGTTGTCTTTTCTCATCCTGCCATTGGAACGGTAGGACTCACTGAAAAAGAGGCCATCGCGACTTACGGAGAGACAAATGTTCGTGTCTACACTTCTAGTTTTGCTTCTATGTATTCAGCTGTGACTAGCCACCGACAACAGGCTCGCTTTAAACTCATCACCAAAGGCCCTGAGGAAACCGTTGTCGGTCTGCACGGTCTTGGCTATGGAGTTGATGAAATGATTCAAGGCTTTGCTGTGGCCATTAAAATGGGAGCTACCAAGGCTGACTTTGACAATACCGTTGCCATTCATCCGACTGGATCCGAAGAATTTGTGACCATGCGATAA
- a CDS encoding biotin transporter BioY: MKQYTTLTLPALGAAFIAVLAQITLPIGPVPFSLQNMAIGLIATLFKPREALLSTLLYLLLGSIGLPVFAGGHGGVSALIGPSAGYLWAYIAYAGLTSYLTKPKSPISAIFFANLLGDSLVFVGGCLGLHILASMPVAKIWLLGVLPFILPDLVKILVISLISRELFRHLGQHTYFKS; the protein is encoded by the coding sequence ATGAAACAATATACCACTCTGACGCTCCCCGCTCTCGGAGCTGCTTTTATCGCTGTCTTGGCTCAAATCACCCTTCCCATCGGCCCTGTCCCCTTTTCTCTCCAAAACATGGCCATTGGATTGATTGCCACCTTGTTCAAACCAAGAGAAGCGCTCTTATCCACTCTGCTTTATCTCTTGCTCGGTAGTATCGGTTTGCCAGTGTTTGCGGGTGGACATGGGGGTGTTTCAGCACTGATAGGACCAAGCGCCGGCTATCTCTGGGCCTATATTGCCTATGCAGGTCTCACCTCCTACCTGACCAAGCCGAAAAGCCCTATCTCTGCTATCTTTTTCGCCAATCTTCTAGGAGATAGTCTCGTCTTTGTCGGTGGTTGTTTGGGACTCCATATTCTAGCAAGCATGCCTGTTGCAAAAATTTGGCTCCTCGGAGTTCTTCCTTTTATCCTTCCAGATTTGGTGAAAATACTCGTCATCAGTCTGATTAGCCGAGAACTTTTTAGGCATTTGGGACAACATACCTATTTCAAAAGTTGA
- a CDS encoding aminotransferase-like domain-containing protein encodes MKESKYQIIVSYLKSEIESGTFKRGNKIPSIRALSQQFQCSKDTVQRALMELKHLHMIYAIPNSGYYVLEGDEEADELHLELIDTPNQAYEDFRLCVNETLVGREHYLFNYYPQQEGLLELRKAIQQLLLDSAIYCKLEDLVLTAGTQQALYILSQINFPNQQSQILVEQPTYHRMNSLIKSQQLPYRTIERTTKGIDLKQLEDIFKTGHVKFFYTIPRFHYPLGHSYNRQEKEAILHLAKTYQVYIVEDDYLADFDNKRELPFHYLDEHEQVIYIKSFSTSLFPALRITALLLPPAIRDAFIVYKSAVDYDSNLIMQKSLALYINNLMFEKNRLSLLHQQEKEQLLAEQLLKQTPPPCPAVMSRDGLILEIRTANSISALKHSQLPLDFFEDAYLHTCPYRYAKISYQDLPEALTQLQNYF; translated from the coding sequence ATGAAAGAAAGTAAATACCAAATTATTGTCAGCTATCTCAAGTCAGAAATTGAAAGCGGAACCTTCAAAAGAGGCAATAAAATCCCTTCTATTCGAGCTTTAAGTCAACAATTCCAGTGTAGCAAAGATACGGTTCAACGAGCTTTGATGGAGTTGAAACACCTCCACATGATTTACGCTATTCCAAATAGCGGCTACTATGTGCTAGAAGGTGATGAAGAAGCAGATGAGCTTCATTTAGAGCTTATCGACACCCCCAATCAGGCGTATGAAGATTTTAGACTCTGTGTCAATGAAACTCTTGTCGGACGGGAGCACTATCTATTTAACTACTATCCTCAGCAAGAGGGACTATTGGAACTCCGCAAAGCCATTCAGCAACTCTTACTTGATTCCGCTATTTACTGCAAATTAGAGGATTTAGTCCTAACTGCTGGAACCCAGCAGGCTCTCTACATTCTCTCTCAGATTAATTTTCCAAATCAACAATCACAGATTTTAGTCGAGCAGCCCACCTACCATCGCATGAATAGCCTCATCAAATCTCAGCAATTGCCCTATCGCACAATTGAACGAACGACAAAGGGCATCGACCTTAAGCAACTAGAGGATATTTTTAAAACGGGGCATGTCAAATTCTTCTACACTATCCCCCGCTTTCACTATCCTCTAGGCCACTCCTACAATCGACAAGAAAAAGAAGCCATTCTTCATTTAGCAAAGACCTATCAGGTCTACATTGTCGAAGATGACTACCTAGCCGATTTCGATAACAAGCGAGAATTGCCTTTTCATTATCTGGATGAACATGAGCAAGTCATTTATATCAAGTCTTTCTCAACCAGCCTCTTTCCAGCCTTGCGAATTACAGCGCTCCTTCTGCCACCAGCAATTCGAGATGCCTTTATAGTCTATAAGAGTGCTGTGGACTACGATAGCAATCTCATCATGCAAAAATCTTTGGCTCTTTACATCAACAATTTGATGTTTGAAAAAAATCGTCTATCCCTTCTCCACCAACAGGAAAAGGAGCAGCTATTAGCAGAACAGCTGTTAAAACAAACGCCCCCTCCCTGTCCTGCGGTCATGAGCAGAGATGGTCTGATTTTAGAAATTCGAACGGCTAACTCCATCAGTGCCTTGAAGCACAGTCAACTGCCACTTGATTTTTTTGAGGATGCTTATTTGCACACCTGCCCCTATCGCTATGCTAAGATTTCCTACCAAGATTTGCCCGAGGCACTGACCCAGCTTCAAAACTATTTTTAA
- a CDS encoding MmcQ/YjbR family DNA-binding protein yields the protein MIKDLFLGYKIHEQNLEIYGFHKKENRYEMTKAVLAGDFLLSIAIQDGGVAVEILDAETKESYAPFWVSHLTGSYIGHVREEVMNILLEIRAACFQQENFLYPQTQRMLEQIAIHYQGQLEYLWERLGAQTAYPTGAFRHQESKKWYGVLMTIDWAKLDPQKEGKIELLTLKHDAVPVLLKKEGYYPAYHMNKKYWISVPLNDRLSDQEVWKLMEKSYTLTR from the coding sequence GTGATAAAAGACTTATTTCTAGGGTATAAGATTCATGAACAAAACTTGGAAATATATGGATTTCACAAGAAAGAAAATCGCTATGAGATGACCAAGGCTGTTTTAGCAGGAGATTTTTTACTCTCTATTGCTATTCAAGATGGAGGAGTAGCTGTAGAGATTTTGGACGCAGAAACCAAGGAATCCTATGCCCCTTTTTGGGTGTCACATCTCACAGGCTCTTATATCGGACATGTACGCGAAGAAGTCATGAATATCTTGCTGGAGATTCGAGCCGCTTGTTTTCAACAGGAGAATTTTCTCTATCCACAAACCCAGCGAATGCTGGAGCAGATAGCCATTCACTATCAAGGTCAACTCGAGTATCTTTGGGAACGCTTAGGAGCCCAAACAGCCTATCCTACTGGTGCTTTTCGCCACCAAGAAAGCAAGAAGTGGTATGGTGTTTTGATGACGATTGACTGGGCGAAACTAGATCCTCAAAAGGAAGGAAAAATTGAACTGTTGACCCTGAAACACGATGCTGTTCCTGTGCTTCTAAAAAAAGAGGGCTACTATCCCGCCTATCACATGAATAAAAAATATTGGATTAGTGTCCCCTTAAATGATCGCTTATCTGATCAGGAAGTTTGGAAGTTGATGGAGAAAAGTTACACCCTCACTCGCTAA
- a CDS encoding copper homeostasis protein CutC → MIFEFCSENTTLLESALQAGARRVELCDHLAVGGTTPTREVIQDALTLAASYEASVMVMIRPRGGNFVYDKAELEEMLEDIRLSQELGAQGVVFGALTEQGQLDKPALEQLLVASTGMEIVFHMAFDHLPKDQQFTAMDWLAQHGVTRILTHGGSADTDILDNLDWLKSLIHHANGGIEILPGGGISIHNRDSISEALGVHQLHGTRIVFE, encoded by the coding sequence ATGATATTTGAATTTTGTTCAGAAAATACAACCCTACTCGAGTCAGCTTTACAGGCTGGAGCTCGACGTGTAGAACTATGTGACCATTTAGCTGTTGGGGGTACGACGCCTACAAGAGAAGTGATACAAGATGCATTGACTTTGGCGGCTAGCTACGAAGCTAGTGTGATGGTCATGATTCGACCACGAGGAGGGAATTTTGTCTATGACAAGGCGGAATTAGAAGAAATGCTTGAGGACATTCGTTTGTCACAGGAATTAGGTGCGCAGGGAGTGGTTTTTGGAGCGTTGACAGAGCAAGGGCAACTTGACAAACCAGCCTTGGAGCAGCTACTTGTAGCTTCTACAGGCATGGAAATAGTCTTTCACATGGCTTTTGACCATTTGCCTAAAGATCAGCAGTTTACAGCGATGGATTGGTTGGCCCAGCATGGAGTGACACGGATTTTGACGCATGGGGGTTCTGCCGACACGGATATTTTAGATAATCTTGATTGGCTAAAAAGTCTTATCCATCATGCCAATGGTGGAATTGAAATCTTGCCGGGTGGAGGGATTTCCATCCACAATCGAGACAGTATTTCTGAAGCCTTAGGAGTTCATCAACTCCATGGAACGAGGATTGTTTTTGAATGA
- a CDS encoding transporter substrate-binding domain-containing protein, with the protein MKFKNWIALIATGLVALCLTACGSAKSSGIDVIKSKGKLVVATSPDYAPFEFQTLVNGKNEVVGADMDLAKAIADELGVELEISTMSFDNVLTSLQAGKADLAISGLAVTEEREAVFDFSESYYETKISLLVRKEDVNKYANLESFEGVDVAAQKGSIPETMVKEQLPKAHLISLTNMGEAINELQTGKVDAVNLDEPVALSYAAQNKDLAIAKVALKATGGDANAVAMQKGNKELKEVVDKVVKKVKEDGTYKTYLEKASALSEPE; encoded by the coding sequence ATGAAGTTTAAAAATTGGATAGCACTTATTGCAACAGGTCTAGTAGCGCTTTGTTTGACTGCTTGTGGTTCGGCGAAAAGTTCAGGGATTGATGTCATTAAATCCAAAGGAAAATTAGTGGTAGCTACCAGTCCAGATTATGCTCCCTTTGAATTCCAGACCTTGGTCAATGGGAAAAATGAGGTAGTAGGAGCAGACATGGACCTGGCAAAAGCAATTGCCGATGAACTAGGGGTCGAACTAGAAATTTCAACCATGAGTTTTGATAATGTTTTGACGAGTTTGCAGGCTGGTAAGGCTGATCTAGCTATCTCAGGATTAGCTGTGACAGAGGAGAGAGAGGCCGTGTTTGACTTTTCAGAATCCTACTACGAAACGAAGATAAGCCTGTTGGTTCGTAAGGAAGATGTGAATAAGTATGCAAATTTAGAATCCTTTGAGGGGGTTGACGTGGCTGCCCAAAAAGGTTCCATCCCTGAAACCATGGTCAAGGAACAATTGCCCAAGGCTCATCTAATCTCTTTGACCAACATGGGGGAAGCAATCAATGAATTGCAGACTGGAAAGGTGGATGCGGTCAACCTAGATGAGCCTGTGGCTCTGAGCTATGCAGCACAGAATAAGGATTTAGCGATTGCCAAGGTAGCCTTGAAAGCAACAGGAGGTGATGCCAATGCTGTTGCCATGCAAAAGGGCAATAAGGAGCTGAAGGAAGTGGTTGATAAGGTAGTCAAAAAAGTCAAGGAAGACGGCACCTATAAAACCTATCTCGAAAAGGCTTCAGCATTGAGCGAGCCAGAATAA